A region of Corvus cornix cornix isolate S_Up_H32 chromosome 3, ASM73873v5, whole genome shotgun sequence DNA encodes the following proteins:
- the TRMT11 gene encoding tRNA (guanine(10)-N2)-methyltransferase homolog: MALAALALRRYLLLLAQEHLEFRLPEITSLLSLCGGQFSGEQEIRVNSPFWILNIPSEEMARGLMKRTVCAKSIFELWGHGRSSGELYASLKSYPADKMLPYLQSDSTYKIHIHTFNKTLTQAQKIKKIDALEFLPFKGKVNLKNPEHIFWILEDYGMNPNDVPEEPIHLYFGRWIADGQRELIESYSVKKRHFIGNTSMDACLSFIMANHARVKPNDVVYDPFVGTGGLLISSAHFGAYVCGTDIDYNTIHGLGKASRKNQKWRGPDENIRANLRQYGLEKYYLDALVADSSRPIWREGMLFDAIITDPPYGIREAPRRMGSQKETVKSVERSTENHFFVSSSYHLSDIFFDLLKFAAEHLVMGGRLVYWLPIYRPEYTEEIIPRHPCLKLISNCEQMLSSHTSRRLITMEKVKEFKDQDENSHLLDGQYMPYRGHNSFREKYFSGVTKRIAKEEKDNQK; encoded by the exons TCTCCATTCTGGATTCTCAATATTCCTTCAGAAGAGATGGCAAGGGGTCTAATGAAGCGGACAGTATGTGCCAA GTCTATATTTGAACTGTGGGGCCATGGAAGATCTTCAGGGGAGCTCTATGCATCTTTGAAGAGCTATCCAGCAGACAAGATG cttccgTATCTACAGTCAGACTCTACTTACAAAATACATATTCATACATTTAATAAAACACTGAcccaagcacagaaaataaaaaagattgaT GCCCTTGAATTTCTTCCAttcaaaggaaaagtaaatttaaaGAATCCAGAACACATCTTTTGGATTTTGGAAGATTATGGAATGAACCCAAATGATGTTCCAGAAGAGCCCATTCATCTATATTTTGGTAGATGG ATTGCAGATGGCCAAAGAGAACTCATTGAATCCTACAGTGTAAAGAAGAGACACTTTATTGGGAATACGAGCATGGATGCCTGCCTGTCTTTCATCATGGCAAACCACGCCAGAGTAAAACCCAACGATGTTGTATATGATCCATTTGTTGGAACag GTGGCCTTCTAATCTCCTCAGCACATTTTGGGGCATACGTGTGTGGTACTGATATAGATTACAACACAATCCATGGATTAG gcAAGGCAAGCAGAAAGAACCAGAAATGGAGAGGGCCAGATGAAAATATCAGAGCTAATCTCCGACAGTATGGTTTGGAGAAATACTACCTCGATGCACTTGTTGCTGATTCTTCAAGACCGATATGGAGAGAAGGGATGTTGTTTGATGCAATCATTACTGACC CACCATACGGTATCAGAGAAGCTCCTCGCAGAATGGGATCACAAAAGGAAACAGTTAAGTCAGTTGAAAGAAG CACAGAAAATCACTTCTTCGTTTCATCCAGTTACCATCTAAGTGACATCTTTTTTGACCTCTTGAAGTTTGCGGCAGAGCATCTGGTGATGGGAGGAAGATTGGTTTACTGGCTGCCCATATACAGGCCTGA ATATACAGAAGAGATCATTCCCCGCCATCCGTGCCTGAAACTTATTAGCAACTGTGAGCAGATGCTTTCCAGCCACACATCAAGGCGCCTCATAACCATGGAAAAGGTGAAAGAATTCAAG GATCAAGATGAGAACTCTCACTTGTTGGATGGTCAGTATATGCCGTACAGGGGACACAATTCTTTCCGTGAGAAGTATTTCAGTGGTGTGACAAAGAGGATTGCCAAGGAAGAAAAGGACaatcagaagtaa